The DNA sequence GTAAATGTTTGTCCCGCCGCAAATATCGGGTTTTATCCCAGAATGCTTTCAATTGTCCACTGACAGTACCAAAATAGACAGGGCTGGCCATAATAACCCCATCGGCCTTTTTCAGCAGTTCATAGGTTTCGCCCAGTTTATTGTTATGGGCACAGACCCCGGCACAGGGATTGGTACAGACCGTACAAAAGGGTACCTTTACATCTGCCAGAATTTCTGCGGCCTGGATAATTTCCGTCTGCGCTCCTAAGGTTGCTGCCCCCTTTAAGGCCTGTTCCAGCAAAAAACCGCTATTGCCATCCTGGCGGGGACTGCCATTGATACCTATTATCAGCATCTATTTCTTCACCTCTTACTCTTAATTTCCTAATAATATATTCGCTCAGCCCTTTTTTTCTTCCTGCCCCGACAAAGAAAATTCACAAAGGTTTCGATAAATTGGCCCCTGAGCGGTTAAGGTACTGGCAATCAGGGCAAATCCGGTTACCGGCCAGGGTGGCAATAGGATATTTTGCTGCGGCGGCCAGTAAACCCTGGCCCCTTCTTTTACCCGGGCCAGGGTAATATGGGGTCGCCAGCCCCTGGCTTCCGGTGCCATTCCCCAGCGGCTCAAGGCTTCATCCACCTCTGTCTTTAACTGAAATAGCCGCTGACTATCCCTCTCCGTCCTGCCTCTTACCCCCCACCAGAGCACCCGGGGAGCCAACCGATCGGGGAAAGCCCCTGGCCCGGAAGACTGCAGAGTAAAAGGCGATAGTGAAATCGAAGCCAGATGTTTTTGCAGGCTGGGAAGGCTTTTTTCATCTACTTCTCCCAGAAAGCGCAGGGTCAGATGCAAGTTCTCCTTTTCTACCCATTTGACCCCGGGACAGGGCACCTCCAGGCCTGCTAAGCGCTCCCGCCACTGCCCAGGCAACCATAAACCAAGAAACAGACGCACGTCAATTCCTCCTTCGCATAGGAAAAAGGCTGTTAAAAACCAGCGGTAGCGGTCTTTAACAGCCCTCATCCCCATCAGACCCAGTCCTTATTCCGGAAGTACCAGAGCATGATCACGGTTAACCCCAGCATCCCCAGCAATATAATATACAGGGTATAGGGGCTGTGGGCCCCCGGCAAGGGTACATTCATCCCGAACAAACCGGTGATAAAAGTCAACGGCATCATAATGGTAGAGATAATGGTGAGATAGCGCATTACCTCGTTGGTGCGGTTGGAAACAATGGAATAATAGGTGTCCATAGCGCCATTGACCAGATCCCGGTAGGTATCGGTAGTGTCAATAATGCGTTCAATATTGTCCACCAGGTCCATATAATAAGGTTTATTCTCTTCCTGAATTTGAAAGGAATAACGCCCATTGACATTGGCAAAAATCCGCCGCTGAGGCATGATTACTTTTCGCAATAACAGGATGGTCCGCTTTAAGGCCAGGAACTCATCGGTTACTTCCTGAATGGGATTGACATATAGCTCATCTTCCAGTTCGTCAATCCGGACGCCAATCCGCTCCAGAATGGGGAAATATTCATCGATAATACCGTCCACCAGGTTATATAGCAAATAATCTGGCCCCCGCTGCATCAAGCGGCTGGTGTACCAGCACTGTTTCACTACCCGGGCCACACTGGACAGGGCATCCTTGTGAATGGTTACCAGGTAATTACTGCCCAGGAAAACATCCAGTTCCACAGTGGTAATCTCTTCATCGCTTTCCTCATCATAACGCAGGGAGTGGAAAACGAAGAAATAGTAATC is a window from the Carboxydocella sporoproducens DSM 16521 genome containing:
- a CDS encoding flavodoxin family protein, with translation MLIIGINGSPRQDGNSGFLLEQALKGAATLGAQTEIIQAAEILADVKVPFCTVCTNPCAGVCAHNNKLGETYELLKKADGVIMASPVYFGTVSGQLKAFWDKTRYLRRDKHLLNVVGAAMACGASRFGGQETAVAAMHDMMLVHGMIIVGDGYAELDCGHQGVGAQKPADQDQDAVRRAEMLGKRVAQVALATAAIRRR
- the thpR gene encoding RNA 2',3'-cyclic phosphodiesterase; the encoded protein is MRLFLGLWLPGQWRERLAGLEVPCPGVKWVEKENLHLTLRFLGEVDEKSLPSLQKHLASISLSPFTLQSSGPGAFPDRLAPRVLWWGVRGRTERDSQRLFQLKTEVDEALSRWGMAPEARGWRPHITLARVKEGARVYWPPQQNILLPPWPVTGFALIASTLTAQGPIYRNLCEFSLSGQEEKKG
- the corA gene encoding magnesium/cobalt transporter CorA, producing the protein MLCIYFYDHATNKIYFDADLSRKDEYLKDPRNLLWIDIYDCTAKDLELLANAFQFHPMALEDVLQESPRAKVDRYDDYYFFVFHSLRYDEESDEEITTVELDVFLGSNYLVTIHKDALSSVARVVKQCWYTSRLMQRGPDYLLYNLVDGIIDEYFPILERIGVRIDELEDELYVNPIQEVTDEFLALKRTILLLRKVIMPQRRIFANVNGRYSFQIQEENKPYYMDLVDNIERIIDTTDTYRDLVNGAMDTYYSIVSNRTNEVMRYLTIISTIMMPLTFITGLFGMNVPLPGAHSPYTLYIILLGMLGLTVIMLWYFRNKDWV